The proteins below come from a single Tissierella sp. MB52-C2 genomic window:
- the rpsI gene encoding 30S ribosomal protein S9 encodes MANIQFLGTGRRKTSVARVRLVPGNGNIVINKQDIETYFDYETLRVIAKEPLIITETLDKYDVFVNVHGGGFTGQAGAIRHGIARALVESDEELRPIVKKAGHLTRDSRMKERKKYGLKKARRSPQFSKR; translated from the coding sequence GTGGCTAACATACAATTTTTGGGAACAGGAAGAAGAAAAACTTCCGTAGCAAGAGTTAGATTAGTGCCAGGTAATGGTAATATTGTTATAAATAAGCAAGATATAGAAACTTACTTTGATTATGAAACTTTAAGAGTAATTGCAAAAGAACCACTGATTATTACTGAAACTTTAGATAAATATGATGTTTTTGTAAATGTTCATGGTGGAGGATTTACAGGTCAAGCTGGAGCTATTAGACATGGTATAGCTAGAGCTCTTGTTGAATCAGATGAAGAACTAAGACCAATAGTTAAAAAAGCAGGACATTTAACTAGAGATTCAAGAATGAAAGAAAGAAAGAAATATGGTCTTAAGAAAGCAAGAAGATCACCACAATTTAGTAAGAGATAG
- the rplM gene encoding 50S ribosomal protein L13, whose protein sequence is MKSFMAKTNEVDRKWYIIDAEDKVLGRLATEIATILSGKNKPIYTPHVDTGDFVIIINAEKVKLTGKKLEQKTHFYHTGYPGGGREISYKRMMAEKPEMAIELAVKGMLPKNSLGRNMIKKLKVYSGAEHNHQAQQPEVYEF, encoded by the coding sequence ATGAAAAGCTTTATGGCTAAAACAAACGAAGTTGATAGAAAATGGTATATAATAGACGCAGAAGACAAAGTCTTAGGAAGATTAGCTACAGAAATAGCTACAATATTGAGTGGTAAAAATAAGCCAATATATACTCCTCATGTAGATACAGGTGACTTTGTTATAATAATAAATGCAGAAAAAGTAAAATTAACAGGTAAAAAATTAGAACAAAAAACTCATTTCTACCATACTGGATACCCAGGAGGGGGAAGAGAAATATCATACAAAAGAATGATGGCAGAAAAGCCAGAAATGGCTATTGAATTAGCAGTAAAAGGAATGCTTCCTAAAAATAGCTTAGGAAGAAATATGATTAAGAAATTAAAAGTATATAGTGGAGCGGAACATAATCACCAAGCTCAACAACCTGAAGTATACGAATTTTAA